The Dehalogenimonas sp. 4OHTPN genome window below encodes:
- the xerD gene encoding site-specific tyrosine recombinase XerD: protein MKADIDNFLNYLVVEKGFSGNTREAYHNDLSQLADFAEKCLTNRNAQHLWDNFNRQDMLSYLLDLKERKYAITTVVRKLAAAKSFFSFQVDENKVRQNPTENIESPKVGKPLPGAISVSQVKLLLEQPTKTSAPEAKRDRAMLELLYASGMRVSELINLDIEDLDCNEAQVRCFGKGRKERIVPIYPQAARAAGEYINEIRHRLVRDESEKALFLNRRGERLTRQGLWQILKEYARQAGLSDMVTPHTLRHSFATHMLNGGADLRSVQELLGHANISTTQIYTHLTSEHIRKAYDSAHPRAKSNPR from the coding sequence ATGAAAGCTGATATAGACAACTTTCTAAACTATCTTGTAGTAGAGAAGGGTTTCTCCGGGAACACCAGGGAAGCCTATCACAACGACCTATCACAACTTGCCGATTTTGCTGAGAAATGCTTAACGAACCGGAACGCACAGCATTTATGGGACAATTTTAACCGTCAGGACATGTTGTCCTATCTGTTGGATCTCAAAGAACGTAAATATGCCATCACCACCGTGGTAAGAAAACTGGCTGCGGCAAAAAGCTTTTTCTCATTCCAGGTGGATGAGAACAAGGTCCGACAAAATCCTACCGAAAACATCGAGTCTCCAAAAGTAGGCAAACCGCTGCCCGGGGCAATTTCAGTCAGCCAGGTGAAATTGCTCCTGGAGCAGCCGACAAAAACCAGCGCTCCCGAAGCCAAGCGCGACCGGGCGATGCTGGAATTGCTATATGCCAGCGGTATGCGAGTCAGTGAACTGATCAACCTGGATATCGAAGATCTGGATTGTAACGAAGCCCAGGTCCGTTGTTTCGGCAAAGGGCGCAAAGAGCGGATCGTGCCGATTTATCCTCAGGCAGCCAGGGCTGCGGGCGAATATATCAATGAAATCCGGCACCGGCTTGTGAGGGATGAATCGGAGAAAGCCCTTTTTCTCAACCGCCGCGGCGAACGTCTTACCCGTCAAGGTCTCTGGCAGATTCTGAAGGAATACGCTCGTCAGGCCGGCTTGAGCGATATGGTCACGCCTCACACCCTGCGGCATAGTTTTGCTACCCATATGCTAAACGGCGGAGCTGACCTGCGTTCCGTGCAGGAACTCCTAGGGCATGCCAATATTTCCACCACCCAGATATATACTCATTTGACTTCCGAACATATCAGGAAGGCTTATGACAGCGCCCATCCTCGGGCAAAATCAAATCCTCGTTAA
- the uvrC gene encoding excinuclease ABC subunit UvrC: protein MAIAQLLEEQVRCLPAAPGVYIYKDEKGRIIYVGKAVNLKNRVRSYFRGTGRLDEKTEMLVAEVRDLEYFVVPSEQDALILELNLIKRHRPDYNIRLKDDKGLPYLRVTPGDWPKLEVTRRYVEGQGRYFGPFTDSRSVHAVVDLLRKIFPFRSCSLDLKKVKRSCLEYDMHRCPAPCNGRVAAEDYKRNINQAVLFLEGRMEKVVRNLKSEMAAASENMEFERAAELRDRIRDIEQVIAAQRIATKVKGELDAVAYVQNGDESFVMVFFVRGGKIIGREHFFLRGTSGQPPSQVMSSFIGQFYSGSPHLPPLILIEHDPEDKRVLEVWLSTKRGTKVEIVVPQRGPRVELMQLVTENARKGLEQYKIKRLLTGAEDSRAGLEELAKVLGLSKPPHRIEGYDISNIQGTLAVGSMVVFTGGRPDSKNYRRFRIKMVPGADDFAMVKEIIGRRFAHTKARREKPDLEGEAEAKWAALPDLVLIDGGKGQISAAVGALREKGAESIPIIGLAKEREEIFIPEHSAPINLDERSAARRLLQRIRDEAHRFALGYHTNLRQKSTIVSQLEAIPGIGPARRRSLIKKFGSVHGVRSATADQIAETQGITPQLARLIKESL, encoded by the coding sequence ATGGCAATCGCCCAACTTCTTGAGGAACAAGTCCGCTGCTTGCCTGCAGCCCCCGGCGTATATATCTATAAAGATGAAAAAGGCCGCATTATCTACGTCGGCAAAGCGGTCAATTTAAAAAACCGCGTCCGCAGTTATTTTCGCGGTACCGGCAGGCTCGACGAGAAGACAGAAATGCTGGTGGCTGAGGTGCGTGACCTGGAGTACTTTGTGGTACCTTCGGAGCAGGATGCCCTCATCCTGGAGTTAAACCTCATCAAGCGCCACCGGCCAGATTACAACATCCGCCTCAAGGATGACAAAGGCTTGCCCTACCTGCGGGTCACCCCGGGCGATTGGCCCAAGCTTGAGGTCACCCGTCGCTATGTTGAAGGCCAAGGCCGCTACTTCGGTCCGTTCACCGACTCCCGCTCCGTCCATGCCGTGGTCGATCTTCTGCGGAAGATTTTTCCCTTTCGCAGTTGTAGTTTGGATCTTAAGAAAGTCAAGCGTTCATGCCTGGAATACGACATGCACCGGTGTCCTGCGCCCTGTAACGGCAGGGTCGCCGCTGAAGACTATAAGCGGAACATCAATCAGGCGGTGCTGTTTCTGGAAGGCCGGATGGAGAAAGTGGTCAGGAACCTTAAATCGGAGATGGCCGCGGCTTCGGAGAACATGGAGTTCGAGCGCGCCGCCGAATTACGGGACCGCATCCGCGACATTGAACAGGTCATCGCCGCCCAGCGCATAGCCACAAAAGTCAAGGGCGAGCTCGACGCCGTCGCTTATGTCCAGAACGGTGACGAGAGCTTCGTTATGGTCTTTTTCGTTCGGGGGGGCAAGATCATCGGCCGGGAACACTTCTTCCTGCGGGGCACCTCCGGCCAGCCGCCGTCCCAGGTCATGTCCAGCTTTATCGGCCAGTTCTACAGCGGCTCGCCCCACCTGCCGCCGCTCATCCTCATCGAACACGATCCGGAGGATAAAAGGGTTCTTGAAGTCTGGCTTTCCACCAAGAGGGGAACCAAAGTCGAAATTGTCGTGCCTCAAAGGGGTCCTCGGGTGGAGCTCATGCAGCTCGTCACCGAAAATGCGCGTAAAGGACTGGAACAGTACAAGATCAAGCGACTGCTTACCGGCGCCGAAGACTCGCGCGCCGGCCTCGAAGAACTGGCTAAAGTCCTGGGCTTAAGCAAGCCGCCCCATCGCATCGAGGGCTACGATATTTCGAATATTCAGGGCACGCTGGCGGTGGGTTCGATGGTCGTCTTCACCGGTGGCCGGCCTGATTCAAAGAACTATCGCCGCTTCCGTATCAAGATGGTGCCCGGCGCTGATGACTTTGCCATGGTGAAAGAAATCATAGGCCGCCGGTTCGCCCATACCAAGGCCCGTCGGGAGAAACCCGACTTGGAAGGTGAAGCTGAAGCCAAATGGGCTGCCCTGCCCGACCTGGTTCTCATCGACGGCGGCAAGGGGCAAATTTCAGCGGCTGTCGGGGCGCTCAGGGAGAAAGGCGCAGAAAGTATTCCCATTATCGGCCTGGCCAAGGAGCGCGAGGAGATATTCATACCGGAGCATTCGGCACCGATCAATCTCGATGAGCGTTCCGCTGCACGACGGCTGCTGCAAAGGATTCGGGACGAAGCCCACCGCTTCGCGCTTGGCTACCATACCAATTTGCGGCAAAAGTCCACGATCGTTTCTCAACTTGAAGCCATCCCGGGCATCGGCCCGGCACGCCGTCGTTCCCTCATTAAAAAATTCGGTTCTGTTCACGGCGTCCGCTCAGCGACGGCTGATCAAATCGCCGAGACTCAAGGCATCACTCCACAGCTTGCTCGCCTCATTAAAGAGAGCCTATAA
- a CDS encoding DUF6544 family protein, with the protein MEWLLVFFAVDLVLGIIIAIALGRSIKGWSQDRKAEIEKLLSKAKPIDRVFNQADVSRLPPPVQRYLLKAIKQGTPYVSRLHLKQSGRMRFNQRWISIEADQYYSAEPLSFTWIAKMKLGPAWVAARDRYSNGKGNMLIKILSAVPLFDVRGPEMDHASLLRYLSELPWLPTAFLSDHITWKAIDDCTAEATITDGGISATGTFHFNEAGEVCEFTSLGRFRNETGKITPWSGTWSNYQEFNGFRIPTEGNAVWNDPQGDFEYVRLKIETAEYDQRVK; encoded by the coding sequence ATGGAATGGCTGCTGGTCTTTTTTGCTGTCGATCTAGTTCTTGGCATCATCATCGCCATTGCGCTCGGCCGAAGTATTAAAGGTTGGTCCCAAGACCGTAAAGCCGAGATTGAAAAACTGCTGTCGAAGGCAAAACCGATCGACAGGGTTTTCAACCAGGCAGACGTTAGCCGCCTGCCGCCGCCGGTGCAGCGATACCTACTTAAAGCTATCAAACAGGGCACACCTTACGTAAGCCGCCTGCACCTGAAACAGAGCGGCCGGATGAGGTTCAACCAGAGGTGGATAAGCATCGAAGCTGACCAGTATTATTCGGCTGAGCCGCTGTCTTTCACCTGGATTGCGAAGATGAAGCTCGGTCCCGCCTGGGTTGCCGCCCGAGACCGCTACTCCAACGGCAAAGGCAACATGCTGATCAAAATACTTTCCGCCGTGCCTCTATTCGATGTCCGAGGCCCGGAGATGGACCATGCCTCTTTACTGCGCTATCTTTCGGAGCTGCCGTGGCTGCCGACGGCTTTCCTATCCGATCACATCACCTGGAAGGCGATTGACGACTGCACCGCTGAGGCTACTATCACCGATGGCGGTATTTCGGCCACCGGAACCTTCCATTTCAACGAAGCCGGTGAGGTCTGTGAGTTCACTTCACTCGGCCGTTTTCGCAATGAAACCGGGAAAATCACGCCATGGTCCGGAACGTGGTCGAACTACCAGGAATTCAACGGCTTCCGCATCCCTACCGAAGGCAACGCCGTTTGGAATGACCCTCAGGGCGATTTTGAGTATGTCAGGCTCAAGATTGAGACAGCAGAATACGACCAGCGTGTTAAATGA
- a CDS encoding radical SAM protein produces the protein MLNGIHFLLTYRCTSACEHCFVFGSPEAEGTFSVAQLRVAFEQIAKVESIENVYFEGGEPFLYYPLLLEGMRLAKDRKLSTGVVSNAYWATDPESAELWLKPLIDLGLSDLGLSDDAFHTSEDKPSLAQHAVAAAQKLGLNAYTMCIEKPTVVNEDKGRKKGEPIVGGGVRFRGRAAECLIGDLPRTGSKSFRECPDEDLKNPSRVHVDAFGNVHLCQGLLMGNMWETPLLELVTKYKGKAHPVAGPLIDGGPVELAARYGLEVAAGHVDACHLCYEARKKLTGRFPEYLGPAALYGESR, from the coding sequence ATGTTAAACGGAATCCATTTTCTTCTGACCTACCGCTGTACGTCGGCGTGCGAACACTGCTTCGTCTTCGGGAGCCCGGAAGCTGAGGGCACATTCAGTGTCGCCCAGTTGAGGGTGGCGTTCGAACAAATTGCCAAGGTTGAATCCATCGAAAATGTCTATTTTGAGGGTGGCGAGCCGTTTCTGTATTATCCACTCCTGCTCGAGGGAATGAGATTGGCGAAAGACCGGAAGCTCTCAACGGGTGTCGTCTCCAACGCCTACTGGGCGACCGACCCGGAGTCGGCTGAGCTATGGCTGAAGCCGCTCATAGACCTCGGGCTGTCTGACCTGGGACTTTCTGACGACGCCTTCCATACTTCGGAGGACAAACCCAGTCTGGCACAACACGCCGTTGCGGCGGCGCAAAAACTCGGGCTTAATGCCTACACGATGTGCATCGAGAAGCCGACAGTGGTCAATGAAGACAAGGGACGGAAAAAAGGCGAACCCATCGTCGGCGGCGGGGTGAGGTTCCGCGGCCGGGCCGCGGAATGTCTTATCGGCGATCTGCCGCGTACTGGTTCGAAGAGCTTCAGGGAATGTCCCGACGAAGACCTCAAAAACCCCTCGCGCGTCCATGTCGATGCCTTCGGCAACGTCCACCTGTGCCAGGGACTGCTCATGGGCAACATGTGGGAAACGCCTCTTTTAGAATTGGTCACGAAGTATAAAGGCAAAGCCCACCCCGTCGCCGGGCCGCTAATCGATGGTGGACCAGTGGAATTGGCCGCGCGCTACGGTCTGGAGGTGGCGGCGGGACACGTCGATGCCTGCCACCTGTGCTACGAAGCCAGGAAGAAATTGACGGGCAGGTTTCCGGAGTACCTGGGACCGGCGGCGCTGTACGGGGAATCACGATGA
- a CDS encoding Cof-type HAD-IIB family hydrolase, translating to MSRKARGSPLTNSQIKLVVVDLDGTLINSRGQISSADKSVLAAAKAGGTAIALSTGRVVDACRQYLADLSLDGAHIFFDGALIYNLSQNTTIALQPIDQGLLATAVRFARANSIYLELYARDRYFVEEINWADAIHREFFGLRSTHVNFDEVIGSELIIKCELMIHNQDEELKARLFLDHFTGSLCGSVARTPAYPNVKFINVVNPKVSKGAALVKLAAYLNLDLDQVMTIGDGINDLSLLDKAGLAVAMGNASDELKACADFVTSSVDLSGVALAVSRFVLSRDGQT from the coding sequence ATGAGCCGTAAAGCCCGAGGATCCCCGTTAACAAATAGCCAGATCAAGCTTGTTGTCGTTGACCTTGACGGAACCCTGATAAACTCCAGGGGGCAAATTTCCAGCGCCGATAAATCAGTGCTTGCGGCCGCAAAAGCTGGAGGCACTGCCATAGCCTTATCCACAGGCCGCGTTGTTGACGCCTGCCGCCAATACCTAGCTGATCTCAGCCTGGACGGAGCGCATATATTCTTCGACGGAGCTTTGATTTATAACCTCAGTCAGAATACAACAATTGCCTTGCAGCCGATTGATCAGGGATTGCTCGCAACTGCGGTGCGTTTTGCCCGCGCCAACAGCATTTACCTGGAGCTCTACGCGCGTGACAGGTATTTTGTTGAAGAGATCAACTGGGCAGACGCGATTCACCGGGAATTTTTCGGACTCAGAAGCACGCATGTGAATTTCGACGAGGTTATCGGCAGTGAACTGATCATTAAATGCGAATTGATGATTCATAATCAGGATGAGGAATTGAAAGCCAGGCTATTTTTGGACCATTTTACCGGTTCACTGTGCGGATCGGTTGCCCGAACACCGGCCTACCCAAACGTCAAGTTTATCAATGTCGTCAACCCAAAGGTTTCCAAAGGAGCTGCCCTGGTGAAATTGGCGGCGTACCTGAACCTTGATCTCGATCAGGTCATGACGATAGGCGATGGCATTAACGATTTGTCTTTGCTTGACAAGGCAGGTCTGGCTGTGGCCATGGGTAATGCTTCGGATGAACTAAAAGCCTGTGCCGACTTTGTCACTTCAAGCGTTGATTTGTCGGGAGTTGCACTGGCTGTTTCCCGGTTTGTGCTGTCCCGGGACGGACAAACGTGA
- a CDS encoding glutaminyl-peptide cyclotransferase translates to MSTTTSPAAQIATHHTYRIVNSYPHDRTAFTQGLVYFNGFLYESTGLNGQSSIRKVELATGKVMQSKTLPQQYFGEGLTMWQDTLIQLTWQSGTGFVYDLETFDLENDFNYVTEGWGLTNDGNRIIMSDGTANIYFIDPVTLQQMSQVEVKDGTTPVVRLNELEYIEGKIYANVWQTDRIAIIDPVSGRVEGWIDLTGLLTPAQASGINVDVLNGIAYDAAEKRLFVTGKFWPLIFEIQLVAR, encoded by the coding sequence GTGTCAACCACGACGTCTCCTGCCGCACAGATTGCTACCCATCACACTTACCGCATCGTTAACAGTTATCCCCATGACCGTACCGCCTTCACCCAGGGATTGGTTTACTTCAACGGATTCCTCTACGAAAGCACAGGTCTGAACGGTCAATCATCAATACGCAAGGTGGAGCTGGCGACGGGTAAGGTGATGCAATCAAAGACGCTGCCCCAACAGTATTTTGGGGAGGGTTTGACGATGTGGCAGGACACTCTCATTCAGCTCACCTGGCAATCAGGCACCGGCTTTGTTTACGACCTTGAAACGTTTGATCTGGAGAATGATTTCAATTACGTCACCGAGGGCTGGGGCCTTACCAATGACGGCAACCGCATCATCATGAGCGATGGCACAGCCAATATTTACTTCATTGATCCGGTTACGTTACAGCAGATGAGCCAGGTAGAGGTTAAAGACGGGACGACGCCCGTCGTAAGGCTCAATGAATTGGAATATATCGAAGGCAAAATCTATGCCAATGTATGGCAGACTGACCGCATCGCTATCATTGATCCGGTCAGCGGCCGGGTCGAAGGTTGGATAGACCTTACCGGGTTGCTGACACCAGCCCAGGCATCTGGCATTAATGTAGATGTTCTAAATGGGATTGCTTACGATGCGGCGGAGAAGCGATTATTTGTCACCGGTAAATTCTGGCCATTAATATTTGAGATCCAGTTGGTGGCCAGATGA
- the smpB gene encoding SsrA-binding protein SmpB produces the protein MGEIKVVATNQKAYHNYYISDPMEAGLVLTGTEIKSLRGGRVNLGDAYVKPENGEMWLLNAHIARYEAGSYMSHEPTRSRKLLVHKKEMRTMLGRIKEKGLTLVPTKIYIKGNVAKVEVAVGKGKKLYDKREVIEKRESDRELGRILKNRLA, from the coding sequence ATGGGCGAGATTAAGGTCGTCGCTACCAACCAAAAGGCGTACCACAACTACTATATCAGCGACCCGATGGAAGCCGGGCTCGTCCTGACCGGAACGGAGATCAAATCCCTCCGCGGCGGCAGGGTTAACTTGGGCGACGCTTACGTCAAGCCGGAAAACGGCGAGATGTGGCTTCTAAATGCCCACATTGCCCGCTATGAGGCCGGTTCTTACATGAGCCATGAACCGACGCGGAGCCGCAAGCTTCTAGTCCATAAGAAAGAGATGCGTACCATGCTCGGGCGCATCAAGGAAAAAGGCTTGACCCTGGTGCCGACAAAAATCTACATTAAAGGAAACGTCGCCAAAGTGGAAGTGGCGGTTGGCAAAGGTAAAAAGCTCTATGATAAACGCGAGGTCATCGAGAAGAGAGAGAGCGATCGCGAACTGGGCCGCATTCTGAAAAATCGGCTCGCATAA
- a CDS encoding recombinase family protein, whose protein sequence is MKVAIYARVSTADKDQDLATQLLPLREFVAANNWRVFNEYTDKVSAADIVHRTSWRALLADASKKRFDITLVWRMDRAFRSVLDAATTLERLKSWGVGLRSYTEPWLDTTSPFGEALYYITVAYAQLERSIIRERVIAGMDRARKQGHKIGRPRVTDRRGFNQTYGAVLERLRDGEISRRQAARELRIGYATLKRLIDHGNANEEARPS, encoded by the coding sequence ATGAAGGTCGCCATCTACGCCCGGGTCTCGACCGCTGACAAGGACCAGGATCTGGCCACTCAGCTCTTGCCGCTCCGGGAATTCGTAGCTGCCAATAACTGGCGGGTATTCAACGAGTACACCGATAAGGTCTCGGCTGCTGATATCGTCCACCGTACGTCATGGCGAGCCCTCCTTGCCGATGCATCCAAAAAGCGATTTGACATAACACTGGTCTGGCGGATGGACCGAGCCTTCCGCTCGGTGCTTGACGCTGCCACCACACTGGAGCGGCTGAAATCTTGGGGAGTGGGCCTTAGGTCATACACCGAGCCCTGGCTGGACACGACTTCGCCTTTCGGTGAAGCCCTTTACTACATCACTGTCGCCTATGCCCAGCTAGAACGCTCCATCATCAGGGAGAGGGTCATTGCCGGCATGGACCGGGCACGGAAACAGGGCCATAAAATCGGCCGGCCAAGGGTAACCGACAGGCGGGGTTTCAATCAGACTTATGGAGCAGTTTTGGAGCGCCTTAGAGACGGTGAAATCTCGCGGCGGCAGGCCGCCCGGGAGTTGCGCATAGGCTACGCCACCTTGAAGCGTTTAATTGACCATGGAAATGCTAATGAAGAAGCCAGACCCTCCTAG
- a CDS encoding ParB/RepB/Spo0J family partition protein has protein sequence MNTTYLPIERLVTSPWNSNVQDEAMMARLRESLRRFGLVENLVVRPVGSEYEVLSGNHRLMVLREMGITTVPCVIVEVDDCKARLLSQALNHIHGEDNPGLRSELLQKTLEHFSANEIASVLPETAASLVSLASMGKETVSAYLVKWERARSVRLKHFVVQLTEEQLKTVEKALAAIKFDPTQNRNNPNVRGGKLYLLCQNYLEAIQNG, from the coding sequence ATGAATACAACCTACTTGCCGATTGAAAGACTTGTTACCTCTCCGTGGAACTCGAACGTCCAGGACGAAGCGATGATGGCAAGATTGAGGGAGAGCTTGAGGCGTTTCGGTCTTGTCGAGAACCTAGTCGTCCGTCCTGTCGGGTCAGAATATGAAGTTCTTTCGGGAAACCACCGGCTTATGGTGCTCAGGGAAATGGGTATTACAACTGTACCTTGTGTCATCGTGGAAGTGGACGACTGTAAAGCTCGGCTGCTATCCCAGGCATTGAACCATATCCATGGTGAGGATAATCCCGGGTTAAGATCAGAACTGTTACAAAAGACTCTGGAGCACTTTAGTGCCAACGAGATTGCGTCGGTTCTACCCGAGACCGCTGCGAGTCTGGTTTCATTGGCTAGTATGGGCAAGGAGACAGTATCGGCATATCTAGTTAAATGGGAACGAGCAAGATCAGTCAGGCTTAAACATTTCGTCGTGCAATTGACAGAAGAACAACTGAAGACTGTCGAGAAAGCGTTGGCAGCCATTAAATTTGATCCCACCCAAAATAGGAACAATCCAAATGTAAGGGGTGGGAAACTCTATCTGCTATGTCAAAACTACCTGGAGGCGATTCAAAATGGTTGA